Proteins from a single region of Methanocellales archaeon:
- a CDS encoding helix-turn-helix transcriptional regulator, with protein MNFGRKLRKLRGEKGITQQQLAEKLGYVTNSYMSEVEKGKFIPSKEKLRKIAKALRVPFKELDDLLLESKIEQLGIKEPELVSLFQDVPKLPKRDKKAIIKVYLQIKEKLKNHEMDKLKTRGKINSLFNSR; from the coding sequence ATGAATTTTGGAAGAAAGTTGAGAAAATTAAGAGGGGAGAAGGGTATAACCCAGCAACAGCTGGCTGAAAAGCTTGGCTATGTTACAAATAGCTATATGTCAGAGGTTGAAAAGGGCAAGTTCATCCCCTCAAAGGAGAAGTTGAGAAAGATTGCCAAAGCCTTAAGAGTTCCATTTAAGGAATTGGACGATCTCTTACTTGAATCGAAGATAGAGCAATTAGGGATAAAAGAGCCTGAGTTAGTCAGCCTTTTTCAGGATGTTCCAAAGTTGCCAAAGAGAGATAAAAAGGCTATAATTAAGGTATATCTTCAAATTAAAGAGAAACTAAAAAACCATGAAATGGATAAGTTAAAAACGAGAGGGAAGATCAACTCGTTGTTTAATTCAAGATAA